GACCCGCAGCACGGTTCGCCCGACGACGAAAGGCGTGCCGATCTCCAAAGGGGCTGCTTGATTGAGGTCTTTGCCGTCGAGCTTGGTCCCGTTGCGGCTTTTTAGATCCGTGAGCAATATCTGCTCGCCGTCGACGCAGAGATACGCATGCTTGCGCGAGACGTACCGGTCGAGCGGGATGCAGGCCTCGGCGATCTTGTCGTCGCGGCCGATGGTAATCTCCCGGTCGAACGCCCACGTCTTCCCGTCGAGAGGGCCGCTCAGAACCTCCAGGAGATACATGGCGCGCCAGCCTTCTTTATAAGGACGCCGCACCCTGCGCGGCGTCCGGCGCTACGCTGCGCTTCGGCCGCTTCGCGCCCTCAACTGCGCTGCGCGCCCCCACGCTGACTTCGCAGCATGGGCCCCCACTTTATAAGGACGCCGCACCCT
The Candidatus Dormiibacterota bacterium DNA segment above includes these coding regions:
- a CDS encoding FHA domain-containing protein translates to MYLLEVLSGPLDGKTWAFDREITIGRDDKIAEACIPLDRYVSRKHAYLCVDGEQILLTDLKSRNGTKLDGKDLNQAAPLEIGTPFVVGRTVLRVTRA